In Brevibacillus brevis, a genomic segment contains:
- a CDS encoding YtpI family protein has translation MWSAFYLTGVLASLIASVYFSIHARRQGIHPLASRMTLGKMNIALGVLVTLFGLNQFTFEALDAVRIVVALVMLLVGIINLYLGTRNYLRYRTAWLAETKKGA, from the coding sequence ATGTGGTCTGCCTTTTACTTGACTGGCGTACTGGCTTCGCTGATCGCCAGCGTTTATTTCAGCATTCATGCCCGCAGGCAGGGAATCCATCCGCTTGCTTCCCGCATGACGTTGGGGAAAATGAATATCGCCCTGGGTGTGCTGGTGACCTTGTTTGGACTGAACCAATTCACGTTTGAAGCGCTGGACGCCGTCCGGATCGTGGTCGCCCTTGTCATGCTGCTGGTTGGAATCATCAATTTGTATTTGGGGACGCGCAATTATTTACGCTACAGAACAGCATGGCTTGCGGAAACGAAGAAGGGCGCATAG
- a CDS encoding DNA polymerase III subunit alpha, whose translation MTSFVHLHVHTEYSLLDGAARIEPLVARAKELGMPALAMTDHANLYGAIPFYKACRDAGIKPIIGMEAYVIEGNLQDRVRSAPAPSHLILLAENEEGYRNLLKLATIAQTEGNYIIPRLNKEALERHRAGLIALSGCREGEVPRLLLEGDMEGAKKAAQWYLRTYGPDHFYLELADHGLELERRLNARLVRLGEETGIPLVVTNNVHYVEREDHAVHDILLAIGEGKTVNEENRFRYETDQYYLKSGEELAAAFAYAPQALANTVAIAERCELNLSFGAHILPEFPLPDGQDSTAFLRELCIQGCIQRYGELTPEIRQRLEHELAIITGTGFTDYFLIVWDFMRYAHQHGIATGPGRGSAAGSLVAYALRITNVDPLRHQLLFERFLNPERVTMPDIDIDFAVERRDEVIRYVADKYGHDRVAQIITFGTMAARAAVRDVGRALGLSLGLIDRVAKMIPQSPGMTIERAIRQNPDIAKLCAENKQAAQLIATAKGVEGLPRHASTHAAGVVISREPLTEYVPLQTGSEGLALTQYPMEILEEVGLLKMDFLGLRNLTIIQETLRNLEKQGTRLELESIPTDDPKTFRMLSRGDTTGVFQLESSGMRNVLRDLKPTSLDDIIAVLALYRPGPMEIIPQYIAAKHGQTQVHYAHPDLEPILRETHGFMIYQEQIMQISSALAGFSLGEADILRRAVGKKKRELLAEQREKFVAGCVKQGYGEALGHEIYDLIVRFADYGFNKAHSVAYAVIAYQMAYLKANHPLAFMAALLSLSIGSQGRIAEYTEEARRLQLNVLAPDVNRSEAHFTVEQDAIRFGLAAVKNVGYGAIESIVRERARRPYRDVFDFCARVDGRLVNRRVAESLVLCGALDSLPGHRSQLLLLLDEAVGKANGKRIERDADQLNLFAGEESGAPVREPKDYPDVPPFSRTQQLKEERELLGVYISGHPLDQYVHLAEHAEVTKIASLGELPRDKTVKVFGMVTEERRIQTKKGDPMAFVTLEDKTAQVEMVVFPQVYAKYGDLLVRERMVVAEARIDHQDDLVKLLASRIWAAESLPVPVETTPPAARTPMASADKGALETPAAAAPQTGPATQAVLKTPAASASPAMETVVFVKISQTQEQDSTLQQLQRLFVEKKGTIPVLLFYEGKRQTIRLPDTIRVEADELFLEQARAIVGLDSVIRKELPVNWGG comes from the coding sequence ATGACCTCGTTTGTCCATTTGCATGTTCATACGGAATACAGCCTGCTGGACGGCGCAGCGCGGATCGAACCGCTGGTAGCCCGGGCGAAAGAACTGGGCATGCCCGCTCTGGCGATGACGGACCACGCCAACCTGTACGGGGCGATTCCTTTTTACAAGGCGTGCCGGGACGCGGGCATCAAACCGATCATCGGCATGGAAGCCTACGTGATCGAAGGCAATTTGCAAGACCGCGTGCGGAGCGCCCCTGCTCCCAGCCACCTGATCCTTCTGGCTGAAAACGAAGAAGGCTACCGCAATCTGCTGAAGCTCGCGACGATTGCGCAGACGGAAGGGAACTACATCATCCCCCGTCTGAACAAAGAGGCGCTCGAACGCCACCGGGCAGGCTTGATCGCCCTCAGCGGCTGCCGGGAAGGGGAAGTGCCCAGACTGCTGCTGGAAGGGGATATGGAAGGGGCGAAAAAGGCTGCGCAATGGTATCTGAGGACGTACGGTCCCGACCATTTCTACCTGGAGCTCGCCGATCACGGGCTCGAGCTGGAGCGCAGGCTGAATGCCAGACTCGTTCGGCTCGGCGAGGAGACGGGCATCCCGCTGGTCGTCACCAACAATGTCCACTACGTGGAGCGGGAAGATCACGCCGTGCACGACATCCTGCTTGCGATCGGCGAAGGGAAGACAGTGAACGAGGAAAACCGGTTCCGCTACGAGACCGATCAGTACTATCTGAAGAGCGGGGAAGAGCTGGCTGCGGCGTTTGCTTACGCACCACAGGCGCTGGCCAATACGGTCGCGATCGCCGAGCGCTGCGAGCTGAACTTGTCGTTTGGCGCTCACATTTTGCCGGAATTCCCCTTGCCAGACGGACAGGATTCGACCGCGTTTTTGCGCGAGCTGTGCATCCAGGGCTGCATCCAGCGCTACGGGGAGCTGACGCCGGAAATCCGGCAGCGGCTGGAGCACGAGCTCGCCATCATTACCGGGACAGGATTTACGGATTACTTTTTGATCGTCTGGGACTTCATGCGCTACGCCCATCAGCACGGCATTGCGACCGGGCCTGGACGGGGATCTGCTGCGGGGAGCCTGGTTGCCTATGCGCTGAGGATTACCAATGTGGATCCGCTGCGCCACCAGCTGCTGTTTGAGCGTTTTCTGAACCCCGAGCGGGTGACGATGCCCGATATCGACATCGACTTTGCCGTGGAGCGCAGGGATGAGGTCATCCGGTACGTGGCGGACAAGTACGGTCACGATCGGGTGGCGCAGATCATCACGTTCGGGACCATGGCGGCCCGTGCGGCCGTCCGCGACGTGGGACGTGCGCTCGGCCTGTCGCTCGGGCTGATCGACCGTGTAGCGAAAATGATCCCGCAGTCGCCCGGCATGACCATCGAGCGGGCGATCCGGCAAAATCCGGACATCGCCAAGCTGTGCGCGGAAAACAAGCAGGCGGCTCAGTTGATCGCCACGGCCAAAGGAGTGGAGGGACTGCCGCGCCACGCCTCCACCCATGCGGCGGGAGTCGTCATCTCCCGCGAGCCGCTGACGGAGTACGTGCCGCTGCAGACGGGAAGCGAGGGCCTTGCGCTCACGCAGTACCCGATGGAGATTTTGGAAGAAGTGGGCCTCCTGAAAATGGATTTTCTCGGCCTGCGCAACCTGACGATCATCCAGGAAACGTTGCGGAATCTGGAAAAGCAGGGGACGCGGCTCGAGCTGGAAAGCATCCCGACAGACGACCCGAAGACCTTTCGGATGCTCTCCCGGGGCGATACCACAGGCGTATTCCAGCTGGAGTCCAGCGGTATGAGAAACGTCCTGCGCGATTTGAAGCCGACCAGCCTGGACGATATTATCGCCGTCCTGGCATTGTACCGGCCGGGCCCGATGGAGATCATTCCTCAGTACATTGCCGCCAAACACGGCCAGACCCAGGTTCACTACGCCCACCCTGATCTAGAACCGATCTTGCGGGAGACGCATGGCTTCATGATCTACCAGGAGCAGATCATGCAAATCTCGTCTGCGCTGGCGGGCTTCAGCCTGGGAGAGGCGGACATCTTGCGGCGCGCCGTGGGAAAAAAGAAGCGGGAGCTTTTGGCGGAGCAGCGGGAGAAGTTCGTGGCTGGCTGCGTGAAGCAGGGCTACGGAGAAGCGCTGGGCCACGAAATCTACGACCTGATCGTACGATTTGCAGACTACGGCTTCAACAAGGCGCACTCCGTCGCCTATGCGGTCATCGCCTACCAGATGGCTTATTTGAAAGCCAACCATCCGCTCGCTTTCATGGCGGCGCTGCTCTCGCTGTCCATTGGCAGCCAGGGCCGCATCGCCGAATATACCGAGGAAGCCCGCCGCTTGCAGCTGAACGTGCTGGCTCCGGACGTGAACCGCAGCGAGGCCCATTTCACGGTGGAACAGGATGCCATCCGCTTCGGCCTGGCCGCTGTCAAGAATGTCGGCTACGGGGCCATCGAATCCATCGTGCGGGAACGGGCCCGCAGGCCGTACCGCGACGTGTTCGACTTTTGCGCCCGGGTGGACGGGAGACTGGTGAACAGGCGCGTAGCGGAATCGCTTGTGCTGTGCGGCGCGCTGGATTCGTTGCCGGGGCACCGCAGCCAGCTTTTGCTGCTGCTCGATGAGGCGGTCGGCAAAGCGAACGGAAAGAGGATTGAGCGCGACGCCGATCAGCTGAACCTTTTCGCCGGAGAAGAATCCGGCGCACCGGTCCGCGAGCCAAAGGATTACCCGGACGTCCCGCCTTTTTCGCGGACACAGCAATTGAAAGAAGAACGGGAGCTGCTCGGGGTATACATCTCCGGCCACCCTCTCGACCAGTACGTCCACCTGGCCGAGCACGCGGAAGTGACGAAGATCGCTTCGCTGGGGGAACTGCCTCGCGACAAGACGGTGAAAGTGTTCGGGATGGTTACGGAGGAGCGGCGCATACAGACGAAAAAAGGGGACCCGATGGCGTTTGTCACGCTGGAGGACAAAACGGCGCAGGTGGAGATGGTGGTCTTTCCCCAGGTGTACGCCAAGTACGGGGACCTGCTGGTGAGGGAGCGGATGGTCGTAGCCGAAGCGCGCATCGATCATCAGGACGATCTGGTCAAGCTGCTTGCATCCCGGATCTGGGCGGCCGAGTCTTTGCCGGTGCCAGTGGAAACCACGCCCCCGGCTGCTCGGACCCCAATGGCTTCTGCTGACAAGGGCGCCCTAGAAACGCCAGCTGCCGCTGCACCCCAAACGGGCCCTGCAACACAAGCCGTCCTGAAAACGCCGGCTGCCTCTGCATCCCCGGCCATGGAGACCGTGGTATTCGTCAAAATTTCCCAGACTCAGGAGCAGGATTCGACGCTGCAACAGCTTCAGCGGCTGTTTGTCGAAAAAAAAGGGACGATTCCGGTGCTCTTGTTCTACGAAGGAAAAAGACAGACAATTCGCTTGCCGGATACCATTCGTGTCGAAGCGGACGAGCTTTTTTTGGAGCAAGCGCGAGCAATTGTGGGACTAGACAGCGTAATTCGGAAAGAATTGCCCGTAAATTGGGGAGGATGA
- a CDS encoding malic enzyme-like NAD(P)-binding protein — protein sequence MSNLREEALELHRKNKGKLEAVTKVPVRNAYDLSLAYSPGVAEPCKDIFDDKSKVYEYTMKGNLVAVVSDGTAVLGLGNIGPEAAMPVMEGKAVLFKSFAGVDAFPICLNTTDVDKIVETVKMLEPTFGGVNLEDIAAPACFEVEERLKRETNIPVFHDDQHGTAIVTAAGLINALRVVGKKLEDIRVVANGAGAAGIAIIKLLVSMGVKDVIMCDTKGIVYEGRPFGMNPVKEEMAKITNRDKIQGDLADAMKGADVFIGVSVAGAVTPDMVRSMNRDAIIFAMANPIPEIMPDEAKAAGAAVVGTGRSDFPNQVNNVLAFPGIFRGALDTRATNINEEMKLAAVYAIADLIKPEELSADKVIPAPFDARVAPSVAAAVAKAAMESGVARITVDPEAVKEKTMKLAAISYQEV from the coding sequence ATGTCCAATTTGAGAGAGGAAGCGCTGGAACTTCACAGAAAAAACAAGGGGAAACTGGAGGCAGTCACGAAGGTGCCGGTTCGCAATGCGTACGACCTCAGCCTCGCTTATTCTCCTGGAGTTGCAGAACCATGCAAAGATATTTTTGACGACAAGTCCAAAGTGTACGAATATACCATGAAGGGCAACCTCGTTGCGGTAGTCAGCGACGGTACCGCAGTTCTCGGTTTGGGCAACATCGGACCGGAAGCGGCTATGCCGGTCATGGAAGGGAAAGCCGTCTTGTTCAAATCTTTTGCTGGTGTGGATGCGTTCCCGATCTGCTTGAACACCACAGATGTGGACAAAATCGTAGAAACCGTAAAAATGCTCGAGCCGACCTTCGGCGGGGTAAACCTCGAAGACATCGCCGCTCCAGCCTGCTTCGAAGTCGAAGAGCGCCTGAAGCGTGAAACGAACATCCCTGTATTCCACGACGACCAACACGGCACCGCAATCGTGACAGCCGCAGGTTTGATCAACGCGCTGCGCGTGGTGGGCAAAAAGCTCGAAGACATCCGCGTGGTAGCCAACGGAGCCGGCGCAGCGGGCATCGCCATCATCAAGCTGCTGGTTTCCATGGGCGTTAAAGACGTCATCATGTGCGACACGAAAGGAATTGTGTATGAAGGCCGTCCGTTCGGAATGAACCCGGTGAAAGAAGAAATGGCGAAAATCACCAACCGGGACAAAATCCAGGGCGACCTGGCAGATGCGATGAAAGGCGCGGACGTATTTATCGGGGTATCCGTAGCGGGTGCAGTGACACCTGACATGGTACGCTCGATGAACCGAGATGCGATCATCTTCGCGATGGCCAACCCGATTCCGGAAATCATGCCGGACGAGGCAAAAGCGGCCGGAGCTGCCGTAGTCGGTACTGGACGTTCCGACTTCCCGAACCAAGTGAACAACGTCCTCGCCTTCCCTGGCATCTTCCGCGGAGCGCTCGACACGCGCGCAACCAACATCAACGAAGAAATGAAGCTGGCAGCCGTCTATGCGATTGCCGACCTGATCAAACCGGAAGAGCTGTCTGCGGATAAAGTAATCCCGGCGCCGTTCGACGCACGCGTCGCTCCAAGCGTTGCCGCAGCAGTGGCAAAAGCTGCGATGGAAAGCGGCGTGGCTCGCATTACCGTAGATCCGGAAGCCGTCAAAGAAAAAACGATGAAGCTGGCAGCTATTTCCTATCAGGAAGTATAA
- a CDS encoding FadR/GntR family transcriptional regulator yields MLDPSQDRKVYEGILLQIHEITQERNLRPGDKLPSERELSEQLGAGRSSVREALRALELLGLIETRRGEGTFLKHYRHNRLIDILGFFILRDTKTKKDLIEMRRMLELDAVRLACRRATDKHFEEMERILDIAEQRVARGEVPTEEDYQFHRVICRSSRNSILHRIWAPLVEYSNSVRVESLSREGRAKRAVEEHREIMEAIRAGDADAAVEKMRHHLENSKL; encoded by the coding sequence GTGCTCGACCCATCCCAAGATCGAAAAGTATACGAAGGGATTCTCCTGCAAATTCATGAAATTACCCAGGAGAGAAACTTGCGTCCGGGCGACAAGCTGCCGTCCGAGCGTGAACTGTCCGAACAGCTGGGCGCAGGTCGTTCCTCCGTCCGTGAAGCGCTCAGGGCTCTGGAGCTTCTCGGTCTGATCGAGACACGCAGAGGAGAAGGCACCTTCCTAAAGCACTACCGACACAATCGATTGATCGACATTCTCGGATTTTTCATTTTGCGAGATACGAAGACCAAGAAAGATTTGATCGAGATGCGCCGCATGCTGGAGCTGGATGCGGTACGTCTCGCTTGCAGGCGGGCTACTGACAAGCACTTTGAAGAGATGGAACGCATTCTCGACATCGCTGAGCAGCGTGTCGCACGCGGCGAAGTGCCGACCGAGGAGGACTACCAGTTCCATCGCGTCATCTGCCGTTCCAGCCGCAACTCGATCCTGCACCGCATCTGGGCGCCGCTGGTGGAATACAGCAACAGCGTGCGCGTCGAATCGCTGTCCCGGGAAGGCCGTGCGAAGCGGGCTGTCGAGGAGCACCGGGAGATCATGGAAGCGATCCGGGCGGGCGATGCGGACGCGGCCGTCGAGAAAATGAGGCATCATTTGGAGAACAGCAAGCTGTAA
- a CDS encoding glutamate decarboxylase — protein MWTVIYIAPSARIAERIQQRLTDEGFLVKVREAKVSKQYEILVPEGELQEVQEVLATILH, from the coding sequence GTGTGGACTGTCATCTACATCGCTCCTAGCGCTAGAATCGCAGAACGGATACAACAACGTTTGACAGATGAAGGATTCCTGGTCAAGGTTCGCGAGGCAAAAGTCTCCAAGCAATACGAGATTTTGGTGCCGGAGGGCGAGCTGCAAGAAGTCCAGGAAGTACTCGCCACGATCCTTCACTGA
- the accD gene encoding acetyl-CoA carboxylase, carboxyltransferase subunit beta: MLKDLFGKKRKFATVPSETLARVPASANPSKETGTREKEVPEGLMNKCPHCGTIHYSKDLEKNLRVCKGCQYHYSMSAPERLASILDDGALTEEFDANLITANPLGFPGYLEKLEQDKANTNLNEAIMTGEGVLGGNRIIIGVMDSRFRMASMGSVVGEKITRAIEQAIARRLPFILFSASGGARMQEGVLSLMQMAKTSAALSKLDKERLLFISVMTNPTYGGVSASFSSLGDYNIAEPGAMIGFAGRRVIEQTIRQELPKDFQTAEFLLKNGQLDMVVHRKDMRNTLAKLVEMHTSREGVEAWQENSLLKSH; this comes from the coding sequence GTGTTAAAAGATCTTTTCGGGAAAAAACGCAAATTTGCTACCGTCCCATCGGAGACACTCGCACGCGTCCCGGCTTCCGCCAACCCTTCCAAGGAAACGGGAACGAGAGAGAAGGAAGTCCCCGAAGGTTTGATGAATAAATGCCCGCATTGCGGGACGATTCACTACTCCAAGGATCTGGAGAAAAACTTGCGCGTCTGCAAAGGCTGCCAGTACCATTACTCCATGTCAGCACCGGAGCGCTTGGCGTCGATTTTGGATGACGGCGCGCTCACCGAGGAGTTCGATGCGAATCTGATTACGGCCAATCCGCTCGGCTTCCCGGGATATCTGGAAAAGCTGGAGCAAGACAAGGCCAACACCAATCTGAACGAAGCCATCATGACCGGAGAAGGCGTACTTGGCGGCAACCGGATCATCATCGGAGTCATGGACTCCCGTTTCCGCATGGCCAGCATGGGCTCGGTCGTAGGGGAAAAAATTACCCGGGCCATCGAACAAGCCATCGCTCGGCGCCTGCCGTTCATCCTGTTCTCGGCATCGGGCGGCGCCCGCATGCAGGAGGGCGTGCTCAGCCTCATGCAGATGGCCAAGACGAGCGCGGCGTTGTCCAAGCTCGACAAGGAGCGCCTTCTGTTCATTTCCGTCATGACGAACCCTACGTATGGCGGGGTTTCCGCGAGCTTTTCTTCCCTGGGGGATTACAACATCGCGGAACCGGGGGCGATGATTGGCTTTGCCGGACGTCGTGTCATTGAGCAAACGATTCGCCAGGAGCTGCCGAAAGACTTCCAGACAGCGGAATTCTTGCTCAAGAACGGGCAGCTGGACATGGTCGTGCACCGCAAAGACATGCGCAACACGCTGGCCAAACTGGTAGAGATGCACACGTCGCGGGAAGGAGTGGAAGCATGGCAGGAGAACTCCCTTTTGAAAAGCCACTAG
- the accA gene encoding acetyl-CoA carboxylase carboxyl transferase subunit alpha: protein MAGELPFEKPLVELQDKIKELRRFTEEKGIDFSDEIKRLEQKSKDLAQQIYGNLTPWQRVQLARHPERPTTLDYIQLLFTDFLEVHGDRLFGDDHSIVGGIAKLDGRPVTIVGHQKGKDTKDNIKRNFGMAHPEGYRKALRIMQQADKFGRPIICFINTSGAYPGKAAEERGQSEAIARNLREMATFRVPIICIVIGEGGSGGALAISVGNRIFMLENSYYSVIAPESAAAILWRDSSLGMRAAETMKITAPDLLELGVIDGIIEEPFGGAHRDLIQQASLVKATIVEQLEQLSKMTPDELIQDRYEKFKQIGEYASL, encoded by the coding sequence ATGGCAGGAGAACTCCCTTTTGAAAAGCCACTAGTTGAATTGCAGGACAAGATCAAGGAATTGCGCCGCTTTACGGAGGAGAAAGGCATCGACTTCTCAGACGAGATCAAGCGGCTGGAGCAAAAATCGAAAGACCTGGCGCAGCAAATTTACGGAAATCTGACGCCGTGGCAGCGCGTGCAGCTGGCTCGCCATCCGGAACGTCCGACTACCCTGGACTACATACAGTTACTTTTTACTGATTTTCTGGAAGTGCACGGTGATCGTCTGTTCGGAGACGACCATTCGATCGTGGGCGGCATCGCCAAGCTGGATGGACGCCCGGTGACGATTGTCGGTCACCAAAAAGGGAAAGACACGAAGGACAATATCAAGCGGAATTTCGGCATGGCTCATCCCGAGGGCTATCGCAAGGCACTCCGGATCATGCAGCAGGCGGACAAATTCGGACGCCCGATCATCTGCTTTATCAATACGTCGGGGGCCTATCCCGGCAAGGCGGCGGAAGAGCGCGGCCAAAGCGAAGCGATCGCCCGCAATCTGCGGGAAATGGCTACGTTTCGCGTGCCGATCATCTGCATTGTCATCGGCGAAGGCGGCAGCGGCGGCGCCCTCGCGATCAGCGTGGGCAACCGAATCTTCATGCTGGAGAATTCGTATTACTCCGTGATCGCACCGGAAAGCGCGGCAGCCATCTTGTGGAGGGATTCCAGCCTGGGCATGCGCGCTGCGGAAACGATGAAAATCACTGCACCCGACCTGCTCGAGCTCGGCGTGATTGACGGCATTATCGAAGAACCGTTTGGAGGAGCGCATCGCGACTTGATCCAGCAGGCGAGTCTGGTCAAGGCGACGATTGTCGAGCAACTGGAACAGCTCAGCAAAATGACTCCGGATGAACTAATACAGGATCGTTACGAAAAGTTTAAACAGATTGGCGAATACGCCTCCCTGTGA
- the pfkA gene encoding 6-phosphofructokinase, protein MQKLAVLTSGGDAPGMNAAVRAAVRRAAHHGVQMFGVYHGYEGLMSGDIQEMSLGSVGDIIHRGGTILYSARSEEFKTEAGQQKAVEQLRKFGIEGLIVIGGDGSFRGAQKLTEKGFPTIGVPGTIDNDIPCTDFTIGFDTALNTIVDAIDKIRDTATSHERTYIIEVMGRDAGDLALWAGLAAGAESIIIPEEQHDMEDILERLHAGQRRGKKHSIILVAEGVGSAASFAEAITQATGWETRVTVLGHIQRGGSPTAMDRMLASRMGAAAVDFLLEGKRDRMVGIQNNQIVDIDFKEALSQKHKLDLSVYQLARTLSI, encoded by the coding sequence ATGCAAAAGCTTGCGGTTCTGACCAGCGGTGGAGACGCCCCGGGTATGAACGCTGCAGTACGGGCGGCCGTTCGCCGTGCAGCTCACCACGGGGTGCAAATGTTTGGCGTGTACCACGGTTACGAAGGACTGATGAGTGGAGATATCCAGGAGATGTCGCTTGGTTCCGTAGGGGATATCATCCATCGGGGCGGCACGATCTTGTATTCCGCGCGTAGCGAAGAATTCAAGACCGAAGCGGGACAGCAAAAAGCCGTGGAACAGCTGCGCAAGTTCGGCATCGAGGGGCTTATCGTCATCGGCGGGGATGGGTCGTTCCGCGGGGCGCAAAAGCTGACGGAAAAAGGCTTCCCGACGATCGGCGTACCCGGCACCATCGACAACGACATTCCGTGCACGGACTTTACCATCGGCTTTGATACGGCATTGAACACGATCGTGGATGCGATCGATAAAATTCGCGATACCGCCACCTCGCACGAGCGCACGTACATTATTGAAGTAATGGGACGGGATGCCGGCGATCTGGCTTTGTGGGCAGGTCTCGCAGCCGGTGCTGAGTCCATCATCATTCCGGAAGAACAACACGACATGGAAGACATTTTGGAGCGGCTCCATGCGGGTCAACGCCGTGGAAAGAAACACTCCATCATCCTCGTGGCAGAAGGGGTAGGCAGCGCGGCTTCCTTCGCAGAGGCGATCACCCAAGCGACCGGCTGGGAGACGCGGGTGACCGTCCTCGGCCACATCCAGCGGGGCGGCTCTCCGACGGCCATGGACCGCATGCTGGCGAGCCGCATGGGGGCAGCCGCCGTCGATTTTCTGTTGGAAGGCAAGCGGGATCGCATGGTCGGAATCCAGAACAACCAGATTGTCGATATTGATTTTAAAGAAGCATTGTCGCAAAAGCACAAGCTGGACTTATCCGTCTATCAGTTGGCACGAACCCTGTCCATCTAG
- the pyk gene encoding pyruvate kinase produces the protein MWRKAKIVCTIGPASESVETLKKLIHAGMNVARLNFSHGSHEEHAARIVNIRKAAEETGKPVAILLDTKGPEIRTGTLAVDAVELVEGNTIILTTEEVAGTAERVSITYDELPQDVNPGDTILIDDGLIGLTVQEVKGNDIVCKIKNGGTLKSKKGVNVPGVKINLPGITEKDAQDIEFGIEQKVDFIAASFVRKASDILEIRTILERHGAHIDIIAKIENQEGVDNVDEILVVTDGLMVARGDLGVEIPAEEVPLVQKKLIKKCNELAKPVITATQMLDSMQRNPRPTRAEASDVANAIFDGTDAIMLSGETAAGKYPVESVETMDRIAVRAEQELNYREILYTQAQLKQMTITDAISQAVSNAALDLDAAAIITATESGHTARMVSKFRPKAPIVAVTPHAHVIRRLSLVNGVYPLLGELAHTTDEMLEMSVQEALNAGYVRHGDLVVITAGVPVREVGTTNLMKVHVIGDVVAKGQGIGRKVVTGKVVIARSAEEAMSKTDEGSILVTIGTDSDMIEAFKKAGAVITEEGGLTSHAAIVGLNLAVPVIVGVPLATEVLKDGQIVTVDSERGHIYSGHARVL, from the coding sequence ATGTGGAGAAAAGCAAAAATCGTATGTACGATCGGACCGGCGAGTGAATCCGTCGAAACTCTGAAAAAGCTGATTCACGCCGGGATGAATGTGGCTCGGCTCAATTTCTCGCACGGCTCGCATGAAGAGCACGCGGCTCGGATTGTCAATATCCGCAAGGCAGCCGAAGAAACCGGCAAGCCAGTGGCGATCCTGCTGGACACAAAAGGACCGGAAATCCGCACGGGAACACTGGCGGTGGATGCGGTCGAGCTGGTGGAAGGAAATACGATCATCCTCACCACGGAAGAAGTGGCGGGGACGGCTGAGCGAGTTTCCATCACCTATGATGAGCTGCCCCAGGACGTCAATCCGGGCGACACCATCCTGATCGACGACGGCCTGATCGGCCTGACCGTACAAGAAGTGAAGGGCAACGACATCGTCTGCAAGATCAAAAACGGCGGTACGCTCAAGAGCAAAAAAGGCGTCAACGTCCCAGGCGTGAAGATCAACCTGCCGGGCATCACGGAAAAAGACGCACAGGACATCGAGTTTGGCATCGAGCAGAAAGTGGACTTCATCGCGGCTTCCTTCGTGCGCAAGGCGTCCGACATTCTGGAGATCCGTACGATTTTGGAGCGACACGGCGCCCACATCGATATTATCGCCAAGATTGAAAACCAGGAAGGCGTAGACAACGTGGACGAAATTCTCGTGGTCACGGACGGACTCATGGTTGCCCGCGGCGACCTGGGTGTGGAAATCCCGGCGGAAGAAGTGCCGCTCGTGCAGAAAAAGCTCATCAAGAAGTGCAACGAGTTGGCCAAGCCGGTCATTACGGCTACCCAAATGCTCGACTCTATGCAGCGCAACCCGCGTCCGACCCGCGCCGAGGCGAGCGACGTCGCCAACGCGATCTTTGACGGGACGGACGCGATCATGCTGTCGGGGGAGACGGCAGCGGGCAAATATCCGGTGGAATCCGTGGAAACGATGGACAGAATCGCCGTACGTGCCGAGCAAGAGCTCAATTACCGTGAAATCCTGTACACGCAAGCGCAGCTCAAGCAAATGACGATCACGGATGCGATCAGCCAAGCGGTGTCCAATGCGGCGCTGGATCTGGACGCAGCTGCGATCATTACCGCTACGGAGAGCGGACATACCGCCCGGATGGTCTCCAAGTTCCGTCCGAAGGCGCCGATTGTCGCTGTCACGCCGCATGCCCATGTGATTCGCCGATTGTCGTTGGTGAACGGGGTATATCCGCTTTTGGGAGAGCTGGCGCATACGACGGACGAAATGCTGGAAATGTCCGTTCAGGAAGCGCTGAACGCGGGCTACGTGCGCCACGGCGACCTCGTGGTGATCACGGCCGGCGTGCCTGTACGAGAGGTAGGCACGACGAATCTCATGAAAGTGCATGTGATTGGCGACGTCGTGGCCAAGGGACAAGGGATCGGCCGCAAAGTGGTGACGGGCAAAGTCGTCATCGCCCGTTCTGCCGAGGAAGCCATGTCGAAAACCGATGAGGGCTCCATTCTGGTGACGATCGGCACGGATTCGGACATGATCGAAGCATTCAAAAAGGCGGGGGCCGTGATCACGGAGGAAGGCGGCCTGACCTCGCATGCTGCCATCGTGGGGCTCAATCTGGCGGTTCCGGTCATCGTCGGTGTGCCTTTGGCTACGGAAGTGCTGAAAGACGGTCAAATCGTCACGGTGGACTCCGAGCGGGGGCATATTTACTCGGGGCACGCACGCGTTCTCTGA